From a region of the Mycobacterium sp. SMC-8 genome:
- a CDS encoding TetR/AcrR family transcriptional regulator has translation MGAMAQVRPYRGVQAAQRVAERRRRFLEAGLDLLGGRDAPPDLTVRAICAQAGLAARYFYESFTDKDVFVGAVFDWVIAQIATTTQAVVAAAPAREQSRQGMANIVRTISDDARVGRLLFSVRLDNPVVVRKRAESGALFALLSGRHAGTALQLEQNERIRAAGHFVVGGVVQTLSAWLAGDLDFTPAELADQLGALIDQLGNPALYRD, from the coding sequence ATGGGTGCCATGGCCCAGGTCCGTCCGTACCGCGGGGTGCAGGCCGCGCAGCGGGTCGCCGAGCGCCGCCGTCGATTCCTGGAGGCCGGGCTGGATCTTCTCGGTGGGCGGGACGCGCCCCCGGACCTCACGGTGCGGGCGATCTGCGCGCAGGCCGGCCTGGCGGCGCGCTACTTCTACGAGAGCTTCACCGACAAGGACGTCTTCGTCGGCGCTGTCTTCGACTGGGTGATCGCACAGATCGCCACCACCACCCAGGCCGTGGTCGCGGCCGCGCCGGCGCGCGAGCAGAGCCGCCAGGGCATGGCCAACATCGTGCGCACCATCTCCGACGACGCCCGGGTCGGCCGCTTGCTGTTCAGTGTGCGGCTGGACAACCCGGTGGTGGTGCGCAAGCGGGCGGAGTCCGGCGCGTTGTTCGCGCTGCTGTCAGGTCGGCACGCGGGCACCGCGCTGCAGCTGGAACAGAATGAGCGGATCAGGGCGGCGGGGCATTTCGTCGTCGGCGGCGTGGTCCAGACATTGAGCGCCTGGCTGGCCGGCGACCTCGACTTCACCCCGGCCGAGCTGGCCGACCAGCTCGGCGCGCTGATCGACCAGCTCGGCAATCCGGCGCTCTACCGCGACTGA
- a CDS encoding acyl-CoA dehydrogenase has product MPIAILEEHNDLADSVRAFVARVAPSEVLHEALENPVPNPPPYWKSAAEQGLHGVHLAESVGGQGFGILELAIVAAEFGYGAVPGPFVPSVIASALIAANDPDAAVLGGLASGEVIAAYAIDSGLTATRHGDGLVIRGEVRAVPAAAQASLLVLPVAIESGEEWVVLDAATLEIEPVRSVDPLRPVAHVRANAVEVGDDRVLANLSRGHARALITTLLSAEAIGVARWATDTASGYAKIREQFGRPIGQFQAIKHKCANMIAETERATAAVWDAARAIDEMHENPDSAYEFAAAVAATLAPVAAQHCAQDCIQVHGGIGFTWEHDTNVYYRRALVLAAAFGRASDYPQRVVDLATTSGMRPLNIDLDPETEKLRDEIRSEVAALKEIPREERNAAIAEGGWVQPHLPVPWGRAATPIEQIIIAQEFSTGRVKRPQMGIAAWIIPSIVAFGTDEQQQRFLPPTFRGEMIWCQLFSEPGAGSDLASLTTKATKVDGGWRITGQKIWTTGAQYSQWGALLARTDPNAPKHNGITYFLLDMNSEGVEVKPLRELTGNAMFNTVFIDDVFVPDEMVLGEVNRGWEVSRNTLTNERVSIGSSEPPFLPSLDKFVEFVGEGQFDQIAQNHAGVLIAEGHAAKILNMRSTLLTLAGGDPMPAAAISKLLSMKTGQGYAEFAVSSFGTDAVIGDPEQLTGRWAEYLLASRATTIYGGTSEVQLNIIAERLLGLPRDP; this is encoded by the coding sequence ATGCCCATCGCGATCCTTGAAGAGCACAACGACCTGGCCGATTCGGTGCGCGCCTTCGTCGCACGGGTGGCCCCGTCCGAGGTGTTGCACGAAGCCCTCGAGAACCCCGTCCCCAATCCGCCGCCCTATTGGAAGTCCGCCGCCGAGCAGGGTCTGCACGGCGTGCACCTGGCCGAATCGGTCGGCGGGCAGGGCTTCGGGATCCTCGAATTGGCCATCGTCGCCGCGGAATTCGGCTACGGCGCCGTACCGGGACCGTTCGTCCCGTCGGTGATCGCCAGCGCGCTGATCGCCGCGAACGACCCGGACGCCGCGGTGCTGGGCGGCCTCGCCTCCGGGGAGGTGATCGCCGCCTACGCGATCGACTCGGGCCTGACCGCGACGCGGCACGGTGACGGGCTGGTGATCCGCGGCGAGGTGCGCGCGGTGCCCGCCGCGGCGCAGGCGTCATTGCTGGTGCTGCCCGTCGCGATCGAATCCGGCGAGGAGTGGGTGGTGCTCGACGCCGCCACGCTGGAGATCGAGCCGGTGCGCAGCGTCGACCCGCTGCGGCCGGTGGCCCACGTGCGGGCCAACGCCGTGGAGGTCGGCGACGACAGGGTGCTGGCCAACCTGAGCCGCGGGCACGCCCGTGCGCTGATCACGACGCTGCTGTCGGCCGAGGCGATCGGTGTCGCGCGCTGGGCCACCGACACCGCCTCGGGGTATGCGAAGATCCGCGAGCAGTTCGGCCGCCCGATCGGACAGTTCCAGGCCATCAAGCACAAGTGTGCGAACATGATCGCCGAGACAGAGCGGGCCACCGCCGCAGTCTGGGACGCCGCCCGCGCGATCGACGAGATGCACGAAAACCCGGACAGTGCTTATGAATTCGCTGCCGCAGTGGCCGCGACGTTGGCTCCGGTCGCCGCGCAGCACTGCGCCCAGGACTGCATCCAGGTGCACGGCGGCATCGGCTTCACCTGGGAGCACGACACCAACGTGTACTACCGGCGCGCGCTGGTGCTGGCCGCGGCGTTCGGCCGCGCGTCGGACTACCCGCAGCGGGTCGTCGACCTGGCAACCACCAGCGGGATGCGGCCGCTGAACATCGACCTCGACCCCGAGACCGAGAAGCTGCGTGACGAGATCCGTTCCGAAGTGGCTGCGCTGAAGGAGATTCCGCGCGAGGAGCGCAACGCCGCGATCGCCGAGGGCGGCTGGGTGCAGCCGCACCTGCCGGTGCCGTGGGGGCGCGCGGCCACCCCGATCGAGCAGATCATCATCGCCCAGGAGTTCTCGACGGGCCGGGTCAAGCGACCGCAGATGGGGATCGCGGCGTGGATCATCCCGTCGATCGTCGCGTTCGGCACCGACGAGCAGCAGCAGCGGTTCCTGCCGCCGACGTTCCGCGGCGAGATGATCTGGTGCCAGTTGTTCTCCGAGCCCGGCGCCGGATCCGACCTGGCCAGCCTGACCACCAAGGCCACCAAGGTCGACGGCGGCTGGCGCATCACCGGGCAGAAGATCTGGACCACCGGCGCGCAGTACTCCCAGTGGGGCGCGCTGCTGGCCCGGACGGATCCCAACGCGCCGAAGCACAACGGCATCACCTACTTCCTGCTCGACATGAACAGCGAGGGCGTGGAGGTCAAGCCGCTGCGCGAGCTCACCGGCAACGCGATGTTCAACACGGTGTTCATCGACGACGTGTTCGTCCCCGACGAGATGGTGCTCGGCGAGGTGAACCGCGGCTGGGAGGTCAGCCGCAACACGCTGACCAACGAGCGGGTGTCGATCGGCAGCAGCGAGCCGCCGTTCCTGCCCAGCCTGGACAAGTTCGTCGAATTCGTCGGCGAGGGCCAGTTCGACCAGATCGCGCAGAACCACGCCGGTGTGCTGATCGCCGAGGGCCATGCCGCCAAGATCCTGAACATGCGGTCGACACTGCTGACGCTGGCAGGCGGCGATCCGATGCCGGCCGCGGCGATCTCGAAGCTGCTGTCGATGAAAACCGGTCAGGGCTACGCCGAGTTCGCGGTGTCCTCGTTCGGCACCGACGCCGTCATCGGTGATCCCGAGCAGCTCACCGGCCGCTGGGCCGAGTACCTGCTGGCCAGCCGGGCGACCACGATCTACGGCGGCACCTCCGAGGTGCAGCTCAACATCATCGCCGAGCGCCTGCTGGGACTGCCCAGGGATCCGTAG
- a CDS encoding SDR family NAD(P)-dependent oxidoreductase → MNIDLTGKTALVTGSTQGIGLAIAHGLAAAGARVVVNGRSRDRVDAAVAEIGGDAAGIAADVATEAGARDLLAELPDVDILVNNLGIFGAVPAREITDEQWRSFFEVNVLAAARLIRHYLPGMVDRGWGRVLQIASDSAIVTPLEMIHYGVSKTALLALSRGYAKEAAGTGVTVNSVVAGPTHTAGVEDFVYQLVDKSLPWEQAQREFMRAHRPQSLIQRLIEPEEIANMVTYLASPLASATTGGALRVDGGYVDAILP, encoded by the coding sequence ATGAACATCGACTTGACCGGTAAGACCGCACTCGTCACCGGCTCGACGCAGGGCATCGGCTTGGCCATCGCGCACGGGCTGGCGGCCGCCGGCGCCCGCGTCGTGGTGAACGGACGCAGCCGCGACCGGGTCGACGCGGCCGTCGCCGAGATCGGCGGTGACGCCGCCGGGATCGCCGCCGACGTGGCCACCGAGGCAGGCGCCCGGGATCTCCTCGCCGAACTGCCGGACGTCGACATCCTGGTCAACAACCTCGGCATCTTCGGCGCGGTCCCGGCCCGCGAGATCACCGACGAGCAGTGGCGCAGCTTTTTCGAGGTCAACGTGCTCGCCGCGGCACGGCTCATCCGGCACTACCTGCCCGGCATGGTCGACCGCGGCTGGGGCCGCGTGCTGCAGATCGCCAGCGATTCGGCCATCGTGACGCCGCTCGAAATGATCCACTACGGGGTGTCCAAGACCGCGCTGCTGGCGCTGTCGCGCGGTTACGCCAAGGAAGCCGCCGGCACCGGCGTGACTGTCAACTCCGTCGTCGCCGGCCCCACCCACACCGCCGGGGTGGAGGATTTCGTCTACCAGCTGGTGGACAAATCGCTGCCGTGGGAGCAGGCGCAGCGGGAGTTCATGCGGGCACACCGGCCGCAGTCATTGATCCAGCGGCTGATCGAGCCGGAGGAGATCGCCAACATGGTCACCTATCTGGCATCCCCGCTGGCGTCGGCGACCACGGGTGGGGCACTGCGTGTCGACGGTGGCTATGTCGACGCGATCCTGCCCTGA
- a CDS encoding VOC family protein, whose amino-acid sequence MIKPSNSNSEFELGGINHVALVCSDMQKTVDFYSGVLGMPLVKSLDLPGGMGQHFFFDAGNGDCVAFFWFADAPDRVPGISSPEAIPGIGDIVSAVSTMNHLAFHVPAEKFDEYRQRLKDKGVRVGPVLNHDESAVQVSATVHPGVYVRSFYFLDPDGITLEFACWTKEFGESDTTTVPKTAADRRVPVAGQSR is encoded by the coding sequence GTGATCAAGCCCAGCAACTCCAACTCCGAGTTCGAGCTCGGCGGCATCAACCATGTGGCCCTGGTCTGCTCTGACATGCAGAAGACCGTCGACTTCTACAGCGGTGTGCTCGGTATGCCCCTGGTGAAGTCGCTCGACCTGCCCGGCGGTATGGGGCAGCATTTCTTCTTCGACGCCGGCAACGGCGACTGCGTCGCGTTCTTCTGGTTCGCCGACGCGCCCGACCGGGTGCCGGGCATCTCCTCTCCCGAGGCCATCCCGGGTATCGGCGACATCGTGAGCGCTGTGAGCACCATGAACCACTTGGCCTTCCACGTTCCCGCCGAGAAGTTCGACGAGTACCGGCAGCGACTCAAGGACAAGGGGGTGCGGGTCGGCCCGGTTCTCAACCATGACGAGAGCGCGGTCCAGGTGTCGGCGACCGTGCACCCCGGGGTGTACGTGCGGTCCTTCTATTTCCTGGACCCGGACGGAATCACACTCGAGTTCGCCTGCTGGACCAAGGAATTCGGCGAGTCCGACACCACCACGGTGCCCAAGACCGCCGCCGACCGGCGGGTGCCGGTCGCCGGTCAGTCGCGGTAG
- a CDS encoding sucrase ferredoxin translates to MSAQRLACSDESLARDEPMYGTASAGSVWLLLELEGGWGPSAFLQSPAVIDAGLGRAIVRRAEAAGMRIAAIRRHGRRRQAPRWRWFVARSDVGREALFHGEVDGPADYLDLDLEGADGTETQGPLVAVCAHGRHDQCCAVRGRAAAATIAAAYPENTWECSHLGGDRFAATMLILPEGLCYGRVDSTDGAELVRLYLDGRLDDRFLRGRTSLPAAVQAAQHFAREALGEDRIDALHPLSVESTDDTIRVVLAAETGTVEVLLDVVMSEPLFSQCRATTAGPVRTFRLRKIST, encoded by the coding sequence ATGTCCGCACAGCGACTGGCGTGCAGCGACGAATCGCTCGCGCGCGACGAACCCATGTACGGGACGGCCTCGGCGGGGTCGGTCTGGCTGCTGCTGGAACTGGAAGGAGGCTGGGGTCCGTCGGCCTTCCTGCAGTCACCGGCGGTCATCGACGCCGGCCTGGGGCGGGCCATCGTGCGCCGCGCCGAAGCCGCGGGCATGCGCATCGCGGCGATCCGGCGGCACGGCCGACGCCGGCAGGCTCCGAGGTGGCGGTGGTTCGTGGCCCGATCCGATGTCGGCCGTGAGGCGCTGTTCCACGGCGAGGTCGACGGCCCGGCCGATTATCTCGATCTGGATCTCGAGGGCGCCGACGGCACCGAGACCCAAGGCCCGCTGGTGGCGGTGTGCGCGCACGGCAGGCACGACCAGTGCTGTGCGGTCCGCGGCCGGGCCGCGGCCGCCACGATCGCCGCCGCCTATCCCGAGAACACCTGGGAGTGCTCACATCTGGGCGGCGACCGGTTCGCCGCGACGATGCTCATCCTGCCGGAGGGGCTGTGCTACGGCCGGGTCGACAGCACCGACGGCGCCGAGCTGGTCCGCCTGTATCTCGACGGCAGGCTCGACGACCGGTTCCTGCGGGGTCGGACCTCGCTGCCCGCCGCCGTGCAAGCCGCACAGCATTTCGCCCGGGAAGCCCTCGGCGAGGACCGCATCGACGCCCTGCATCCACTGAGCGTGGAGAGCACCGACGACACGATCCGGGTGGTGCTGGCCGCGGAGACCGGCACGGTCGAGGTGCTGCTGGACGTGGTGATGTCCGAGCCGCTGTTCTCCCAGTGCCGCGCGACCACCGCTGGCCCGGTCCGCACGTTCCGGCTGCGCAAGATCAGCACCTGA
- a CDS encoding TetR/AcrR family transcriptional regulator, producing the protein MSVSPREELPTVRGRQTQAAIDAAARSVIARKGILATTIADIAGEAGKSTASFYNYYDSKEAMVREWAVRFRDEARTRSLAAAQPGLSNWERSYQAAAAHWSTYRNRLAEIIAVSQMAMISDDFAEYWTEICELPIALITSLVRRAQRDGFCEDNDARLVAVALVSMLNQFCYTQLSGVNPDGPGAVDDQSCIKTLADIFYRTIYYPEARPS; encoded by the coding sequence GTGAGTGTCAGTCCCCGTGAGGAGCTTCCGACGGTTCGCGGGCGTCAGACGCAGGCCGCGATCGACGCCGCGGCGCGGTCGGTGATCGCCCGCAAGGGCATCCTGGCCACCACCATCGCCGACATCGCCGGCGAGGCGGGGAAGTCGACCGCGTCGTTCTACAACTATTACGACTCCAAGGAGGCGATGGTCCGCGAATGGGCGGTGCGCTTCCGTGACGAGGCCCGCACCCGGTCACTGGCCGCCGCGCAGCCGGGTCTGAGCAACTGGGAGCGGTCCTACCAGGCCGCCGCCGCCCACTGGAGCACCTACCGCAACCGGCTGGCCGAGATCATCGCGGTCAGCCAGATGGCGATGATCAGCGACGATTTCGCCGAGTACTGGACCGAGATCTGCGAACTGCCGATCGCGCTGATCACCTCGCTGGTCCGACGCGCCCAGCGCGACGGCTTCTGCGAAGACAACGACGCCCGCCTGGTCGCGGTGGCGCTGGTGTCGATGCTCAACCAGTTCTGCTACACCCAACTCTCGGGTGTGAATCCCGACGGCCCCGGCGCCGTCGACGACCAGTCCTGCATCAAGACCCTCGCCGACATCTTCTACCGGACCATCTACTACCCGGAGGCCCGCCCGTCATGA
- a CDS encoding 2-hydroxyacid dehydrogenase — MRVLAHFVPGDKVARFLAPHTDWLDVRFCAEDDDATFYRELPEADVLWHVLRPLSGDDLTGAPRLRLVHKLGAGVNTIDVDTATARGVAVANMPGANAPSVAEGTLLLMLAALRRLPELDRATRDGRGWPSDPTLGETVRDIGGCTVGLVGYGNIARQVEQILVAMGAEVLHTSTRDDGSPGWCALPDLLAHSDIVSLHLPLTPDTAGLLCRDALARMKNDAVLVNTSRGPIVDEGALVDALRAGKLAAAGLDVFSVEPLPADNPLLSLPNVVLTPHVTWYTVDTMRRYLDFAVDNCQRLRDGRDLANVVNQVPR, encoded by the coding sequence GTGAGAGTGCTCGCCCACTTCGTTCCCGGAGATAAGGTCGCGCGATTTCTTGCCCCGCACACTGATTGGCTCGATGTCCGGTTCTGCGCCGAGGACGACGACGCCACCTTCTACCGGGAGCTGCCCGAGGCCGATGTGCTCTGGCACGTGCTGCGGCCGCTGTCGGGCGATGACCTGACCGGGGCGCCGCGGCTGCGGCTGGTGCACAAGCTCGGCGCAGGAGTCAACACCATCGACGTGGACACCGCCACCGCGCGTGGCGTGGCGGTGGCGAACATGCCCGGCGCGAACGCGCCGTCGGTCGCCGAGGGCACCCTGCTGCTGATGCTGGCCGCGCTGCGCAGACTGCCCGAACTCGACCGCGCCACCCGCGACGGCCGCGGCTGGCCGTCGGATCCGACGCTCGGCGAGACGGTGCGCGACATCGGCGGCTGCACCGTCGGGCTCGTCGGGTACGGCAACATCGCCAGACAGGTCGAGCAGATCCTGGTGGCGATGGGCGCCGAAGTCCTCCACACCAGCACCCGCGACGACGGCAGCCCCGGCTGGTGCGCGCTGCCGGACCTGTTGGCCCACAGCGACATCGTGTCGTTGCATCTGCCGCTCACCCCCGACACTGCCGGCCTGCTTTGCCGCGACGCACTGGCCCGGATGAAGAATGACGCGGTGCTGGTCAACACCTCCCGCGGGCCGATCGTCGACGAGGGGGCGCTGGTCGACGCGCTGCGTGCCGGGAAGCTGGCCGCCGCCGGTCTGGACGTGTTCAGCGTGGAGCCGCTGCCGGCCGACAACCCGCTGCTGAGCCTGCCCAATGTGGTGCTGACCCCGCATGTGACCTGGTACACCGTGGACACCATGCGCCGCTACCTGGACTTCGCCGTCGACAACTGCCAACGATTGCGTGACGGCCGCGACCTCGCCAACGTGGTGAACCAGGTGCCCAGGTAA
- a CDS encoding cupin domain-containing protein — translation MLSRCIGIDAEVFAAEYWGRKPLLSPAHALPRDFCDLLCPDTVDELIAERGVRAPFIRLAKEGQVLDKDSYLGPAGFGAEIADQVDAAKVLSHLGSGATVVLQGLHRLWPPLIDFVAQAVADIGHPVQANAYITPPDNRGFDFHYDVHDVFVLQVSGRKRWIVHEPVHRHPLPTQPWTDHRDRIAERVTGDPVLDIVLCQGDSLYLPRGWVHAAQAMDTASIHLTIGVSATTALDVARAVVDELGRFDEFRASLPMGIDPADPNEMSATAAKVIAEVVGRLRDNGAMLSTAAAERLIARHDTRTRPEAVRPLAMLRAADQADTVWVRWRRGLLATIHRGVDGRVSMRLADKTIAFPAQCASALEEILAGGVTHAGDLPGLDAADGAVLLRRLLREGVVVPA, via the coding sequence GTGCTCAGCCGTTGCATCGGCATCGACGCCGAGGTGTTCGCCGCCGAGTACTGGGGGCGCAAGCCGCTGCTGAGCCCGGCTCACGCGCTGCCCCGCGACTTCTGCGACCTGCTCTGCCCGGACACCGTGGACGAGCTCATCGCAGAGCGCGGGGTACGCGCGCCGTTCATCCGGCTCGCCAAAGAGGGACAGGTCCTGGACAAGGACTCCTACCTCGGCCCCGCCGGCTTCGGCGCGGAGATCGCCGATCAGGTCGACGCGGCGAAGGTGCTGTCCCACCTGGGGTCGGGCGCGACGGTCGTGCTGCAGGGCCTGCACCGGTTGTGGCCGCCGCTGATCGATTTCGTCGCTCAGGCCGTGGCCGACATCGGGCATCCCGTCCAGGCCAATGCCTACATCACCCCGCCCGACAACCGCGGCTTCGACTTCCACTACGACGTGCACGACGTGTTCGTCCTGCAGGTGTCAGGCCGCAAGCGCTGGATCGTCCACGAACCGGTGCACCGTCACCCGCTGCCGACCCAGCCGTGGACCGACCATCGGGACCGGATCGCCGAACGTGTCACCGGCGATCCGGTACTGGACATCGTGCTCTGCCAAGGAGACTCGTTGTACCTGCCGCGCGGCTGGGTGCACGCCGCGCAGGCGATGGACACCGCGTCGATCCACCTCACGATCGGGGTGTCGGCGACGACGGCTCTGGACGTCGCACGTGCCGTCGTCGACGAACTGGGCCGCTTCGACGAGTTCCGGGCCTCGCTGCCGATGGGCATCGACCCGGCCGACCCGAACGAGATGAGCGCGACCGCGGCCAAGGTGATCGCAGAGGTGGTCGGCCGGCTCCGAGACAACGGCGCCATGCTGAGCACCGCGGCGGCCGAGCGGTTGATCGCCCGGCACGACACCCGCACCCGGCCCGAGGCCGTCCGCCCGCTCGCGATGCTGCGGGCCGCCGACCAGGCCGACACGGTCTGGGTGCGTTGGCGCCGCGGCCTGCTGGCGACGATTCACCGCGGCGTCGACGGCCGCGTGTCCATGCGGCTGGCGGACAAGACCATCGCGTTTCCCGCGCAGTGCGCGTCCGCGCTGGAGGAGATCCTCGCCGGCGGGGTCACCCACGCCGGTGACCTTCCCGGCCTGGACGCCGCGGACGGCGCCGTCCTGCTCCGGCGCCTGCTCCGCGAAGGTGTCGTGGTTCCGGCGTGA
- the fadD2 gene encoding long-chain-fatty-acid--CoA ligase FadD2, giving the protein MSKLSDLPLQAAAKVQQTVGKYLERGSAELHYARKMFEAGALKFEPPQDIAAFVADMRRWGEFGMIPALNARRYPTRTAVIDDFGEMTFKELDDSANAVANGLLAKGVKAGDGVAILARNHRGFLVSVYAAGKVGARIILLNSEFSGPQIKEVSEREGAKLVIYDDEYTAAVAAADPELGKLRSLGVNPDKQEPSGSTDETLEELIARTSANPPPKAGKHSSIIILTSGTTGTPKGANRSAPPSLAPIGGVLSAVPFKSQEVTSLPAPMFHALGFLHATIAMMLGTTLVLRRRFKPTTVLADIEKHRATAIVVVPVMLSRMLDELDKTSPKPDLSSLRIVFVSGSQLGAELATRALKELGPVVYNLYGSTEVAFATIAGPQHLSINPATVGPVVKGMKVRILDDNGNDVPRGEVGRIFVGNFFPFQGYTGGGGKQIIDGLLSSGDVGYFDEHDLLYVSGRDDEMIVSGGENVFPAEIEDLVSGHPEVVEATAIGVEDKEWGHRLRCFVVKADGATIDEDAIKAYVRDNLARYKVPREVVFLDELPRNPTGKILKRELREMEID; this is encoded by the coding sequence ATGTCCAAGCTCAGCGATCTCCCGTTGCAGGCCGCCGCCAAGGTCCAGCAGACCGTTGGCAAGTATCTCGAACGGGGATCGGCCGAGCTGCACTACGCGCGCAAGATGTTCGAGGCTGGTGCGCTGAAGTTCGAACCGCCGCAGGACATCGCCGCGTTCGTCGCGGACATGCGGCGCTGGGGCGAGTTCGGCATGATCCCGGCGCTCAACGCGCGGCGCTACCCGACCCGCACCGCCGTCATCGACGATTTTGGCGAGATGACGTTCAAAGAACTCGACGACAGCGCCAACGCCGTGGCCAACGGCCTGCTCGCCAAAGGGGTCAAGGCCGGCGACGGGGTGGCCATCCTGGCGCGCAACCACCGGGGGTTTCTCGTCTCTGTGTACGCCGCCGGCAAGGTGGGCGCCCGCATCATCCTGCTCAACAGCGAATTCTCCGGACCCCAGATCAAAGAGGTGTCGGAACGCGAGGGCGCCAAGCTCGTCATCTACGACGACGAGTACACCGCCGCCGTCGCCGCCGCCGATCCCGAACTGGGCAAGCTGCGCTCGCTCGGGGTGAACCCCGATAAGCAGGAGCCCTCGGGCAGCACCGACGAGACCCTCGAAGAGCTGATCGCGCGCACCAGCGCCAACCCGCCGCCGAAGGCCGGCAAGCACTCGTCGATCATCATCCTGACCAGCGGCACCACCGGAACGCCCAAGGGCGCCAACCGCAGTGCCCCGCCGTCGCTGGCCCCGATCGGCGGCGTGCTGTCGGCGGTGCCGTTCAAGTCGCAGGAGGTGACGTCGCTGCCGGCCCCGATGTTCCACGCGCTGGGCTTCCTGCACGCGACCATCGCGATGATGCTCGGCACCACGCTGGTGCTGCGCCGCCGCTTCAAGCCGACCACCGTGCTGGCCGACATCGAGAAGCACCGGGCCACCGCGATCGTCGTGGTGCCGGTGATGCTGTCGCGGATGCTCGACGAGCTCGACAAGACCTCCCCGAAACCGGACCTGTCGTCGCTGCGGATCGTGTTCGTCTCCGGCTCGCAACTAGGCGCCGAACTGGCCACCAGGGCGCTCAAGGAACTCGGCCCGGTCGTGTACAACCTGTACGGCTCCACCGAGGTCGCGTTCGCGACGATCGCAGGGCCGCAACACCTTTCGATCAACCCGGCGACCGTCGGTCCGGTGGTCAAGGGCATGAAGGTCCGGATCCTCGACGACAATGGCAACGACGTGCCGCGCGGCGAGGTGGGCCGGATCTTCGTCGGAAACTTCTTCCCGTTCCAGGGCTACACCGGCGGCGGTGGCAAGCAGATCATCGACGGGCTGCTGTCGTCCGGCGATGTGGGCTATTTCGACGAGCACGATCTGCTCTACGTCAGCGGCCGCGACGACGAGATGATCGTCTCCGGCGGCGAGAACGTGTTCCCGGCCGAAATCGAGGACCTCGTCAGCGGTCATCCCGAGGTGGTGGAGGCCACAGCGATCGGGGTCGAGGACAAGGAGTGGGGCCACCGGCTGCGCTGCTTCGTGGTCAAGGCCGACGGCGCGACGATCGACGAGGACGCGATCAAGGCCTACGTGCGCGACAACCTGGCCCGCTACAAGGTGCCGCGCGAGGTGGTGTTCCTCGACGAGCTGCCGCGCAATCCCACCGGCAAGATCCTCAAGCGCGAGCTGCGCGAGATGGAGATCGACTGA
- a CDS encoding lysophospholipase, producing the protein MSRTATQTPGVTREFVGLDSPTARRAGSGGHPCQGLYHRGMGRKPKVAMIATHYQIDFAEHYLADYMATRGIGFLGWNTRFRGFESSFLLDHALVDIGVGVRWLREAQGIETVILLGNSGGGSLMAAYQANAVDQHVTPLEGMRPAAGLDDLPPADGYVASAAHPGRPDVLTAWMDASVVDENDAVATDPDLDLFNERNGPPFSEEFVTRYRDAQVARNEAITDWAEAELTRVRAAGFSDRPFTVMRTWADPRMVDPTLEPTKRPANMCYAGVPAKANRSTHGIAAACTLRNWLSMWSLRHAQTRAEPHLARITAPALVINAEQDTGVYPSDAQRIHHALGGADKTMCSIDTDHYFTTPGARSEKADTIAKWIARRW; encoded by the coding sequence ATGAGCCGCACAGCCACCCAGACACCCGGCGTCACAAGGGAATTCGTCGGCCTGGACTCGCCCACCGCCCGACGTGCCGGCTCCGGCGGACATCCGTGCCAGGGCCTGTACCACCGCGGTATGGGCCGTAAGCCCAAAGTGGCGATGATCGCCACGCATTACCAGATCGACTTCGCCGAGCACTATCTCGCCGACTACATGGCCACCCGCGGGATCGGCTTTCTGGGCTGGAACACCCGCTTCCGCGGCTTCGAATCCAGCTTCCTGCTCGACCACGCGCTCGTCGACATCGGGGTGGGAGTGCGCTGGCTGCGCGAGGCGCAGGGCATCGAAACCGTGATACTGCTCGGCAACTCGGGAGGCGGATCGCTGATGGCCGCCTATCAGGCCAACGCCGTCGACCAGCACGTCACCCCGCTGGAAGGGATGCGGCCCGCCGCCGGACTCGACGACCTGCCCCCGGCCGACGGTTACGTCGCCAGCGCGGCCCATCCCGGCCGCCCCGACGTGCTCACCGCATGGATGGATGCCTCCGTCGTCGACGAGAACGACGCAGTGGCAACCGATCCCGACCTGGACCTGTTCAACGAACGCAACGGACCGCCGTTCAGCGAGGAGTTCGTCACCCGGTACCGGGACGCCCAGGTCGCCCGTAACGAAGCCATCACCGATTGGGCCGAGGCCGAACTGACCCGCGTCCGTGCAGCCGGTTTCTCCGACCGGCCGTTCACCGTCATGCGCACCTGGGCCGACCCGCGCATGGTCGACCCCACACTGGAACCCACGAAGCGGCCCGCCAACATGTGCTATGCCGGTGTGCCTGCCAAGGCCAACCGGTCCACCCACGGCATCGCCGCGGCCTGCACCCTGCGCAACTGGCTAAGCATGTGGAGCCTGCGCCACGCGCAGACCCGGGCCGAACCGCACCTGGCCCGGATCACCGCTCCGGCGTTGGTGATCAACGCCGAACAGGACACCGGCGTCTATCCGTCCGACGCCCAGCGCATCCACCACGCGCTCGGCGGCGCCGACAAGACGATGTGCTCGATCGACACCGATCACTACTTCACGACCCCGGGCGCGCGGTCGGAGAAGGCCGATACCATCGCCAAGTGGATCGCACGCCGCTGGTGA